One Parcubacteria group bacterium genomic window carries:
- a CDS encoding NAD(P)-dependent oxidoreductase, translating into MKKIGFAGLGIMGSRMAKRLIAAGYDLTVYNRTIEKTDKLISLGAQFAANPRQLAENSDVIITMVSDDPALCAVTEGGSGAFAGARLNTVFIDCSTISVKTTKNLARQAQDFGFNWLDAPVLGGPAAAEAGELPFVVGGSQNILELNADIFNVLGKRVVWMGENGMGQAAKIVHNLTCGVSLAVFSEAIMLGEKFGLTRKQVLETLLNGGVASPLLKAKAAKLEQNNFEPAFALAMMGKDLMLARNAAKEFGLMLPVLSDTEWLYAIAKAYGFGGLDSSAVIKALEILAKGVAHD; encoded by the coding sequence ATGAAAAAAATCGGATTCGCTGGTTTGGGGATTATGGGTTCTCGTATGGCAAAGCGGTTGATCGCCGCCGGTTACGATTTGACAGTTTATAATCGCACGATAGAAAAAACCGATAAATTAATCAGTCTCGGAGCGCAGTTTGCCGCAAATCCGCGGCAACTTGCCGAGAATTCTGATGTGATTATTACAATGGTAAGCGATGATCCCGCCCTTTGCGCGGTTACGGAAGGTGGATCAGGCGCGTTTGCCGGCGCTCGGCTTAATACGGTTTTTATTGACTGCAGCACGATTTCGGTTAAGACAACTAAAAATTTAGCTCGGCAGGCCCAAGATTTTGGATTTAATTGGCTGGACGCGCCGGTGCTTGGCGGTCCCGCGGCGGCCGAAGCCGGCGAATTGCCTTTTGTTGTTGGCGGATCCCAAAATATTTTAGAGCTGAATGCTGATATTTTTAACGTTCTTGGCAAAAGAGTTGTTTGGATGGGTGAAAATGGCATGGGCCAAGCCGCTAAAATTGTTCATAATCTGACCTGTGGCGTGTCGCTGGCAGTTTTTAGCGAAGCAATCATGCTTGGCGAAAAATTCGGTTTGACCAGAAAACAAGTATTGGAAACTCTTTTGAACGGAGGAGTGGCAAGCCCTCTTTTGAAAGCTAAGGCCGCCAAACTTGAACAAAATAACTTTGAGCCGGCTTTCGCGCTGGCAATGATGGGAAAAGATTTGATGTTGGCGCGTAATGCCGCCAAAGAATTCGGGCTAATGCTTCCGGTACTTTCCGATACCGAATGGCTTTACGCGATAGCAAAAGCCTATGGTTTTGGTGGGTTGGATTCATCCGCAGTCATTAAGGCGCTTGAGATTTTGGCGAAAGGAGTCGCGCATGACTGA